The genomic stretch GACGGAATCATACTGACGGCCCAGCGTCACTGCCCCGTACTGATCGCTCGACAAACCGACGAATGCCTGGCGGCCAAACTCGCGGCCTCCCTGACCGGAACTGCCATTCGTAATGCTGAAGCCGCTTTCCAGTGTGAAGATCGCCTTCAGCCCGCTGCCCAGATCCTCCGACCCGCGCAGCCCCCAGCGGCTGCCGTTGACTCCGCCACTCGTTTCCTGAAAGTTGCTGTGACCGCCTTGATTACTGGTGTAGGTAATCCCCGCGTCGATCAGGCCGTAAAGCGTCACGCTGTTTTGTGCATGGGCTGCACCGGCGAACGAGCCGAGTGCTGCGAGTGTGAAGAGCGATTTCTTCATGGGCAATTCTCCGAAAACTGATACTGCTGAACAAGTTGTACAGAATGAGAGGCGCGACGATAGTCGAACCCTTTGCGGGTTCTGCCATTCACTGCTAATCGGACCGGCAACGCATGCGCCGGTCGCAAATCGATTTAAGCGCACTATTCATCGTTCGCCGTCGTCTTTTGACAACGTGCGTGATTACCGGTGGTTTCACGTTTCGCGAGTGAAGTCCCACGCACAGCCTGCCGAAGCATCCGCGCGATCTACGTTCCGGCGCTGTGAGCCGTGTCGTACAAGAGATAGGGCGCCTCGGGCGGGTCAGCGAGTTCGACATGCGGACTTGCCCGCTCCGTTACAGGTTCGTGATCTTCGAAAGATTTTCAAAGATTGCATTGGTTTTGTCAGGCGACGGGTCGCTTGCCGCCGGCATCGACAGGCGCGATTTCTTCAATGACTCACGCCGGAAGACAATTGCCATAAGCGGGTCCGAGGATCGCTCACCCCGGATCCCCCAAAGCACCTTCATGCCGTGCTAATGCAGCACGACGTATGCGCCTGTCCGCACGTCGATCCACATCATTCGCCCATTTGTTTTGTGGCTATACACGAGGGCGCGGGATTCGCGCTGACTATTGAGAAAACCCAATACGGCGCACAAAGTATGCTTGCCGCGGTAGCGCAAGGATCTCGTCGCATCACCGCTTCCACTGACGATCACGATGGGGTTGATTCGCACCTTACGAGCGATCTGATCTGGCGTTGCAGCTGGCATTTCATCCTCCGCGTTGAGTGGTTACGTGAGGAATAACGTCGCTATTGCCGGGGGCTTGAGAAAAGGAAAGGTGACGTAAGGTCGTCGTGCTGCGCGAGATGCCAACAATTGGTAAGGACTGCGCGATGTACCTCGTTTTTTCCAGACATTCGCCCGGTGCAGAATGCGCACAATTCAACACGTACCGCTGCTCATCCCGGACGAGTTTGCGGATCGAAATCCTGACGACCGCTGCACGGCAAAGCTTACCCCGACTGATGGAGAAACCAGACGCGGAAAGGCAGCGGTCTGCCTCCCCTACAACAACGGGCGCTTCAATACTCCGTACAGCGCCACACGTCTGACAAAGGAATCGATAGATGCGGCGACTCATCATCCCGGCAGTACTGGTTGTGCTGCTTCAGCTTCAAGGTTGCGCAACGTCGTTGGAAACGTTCCTCGCAGGGACGCTGGCTGGTACTGCGGTCGGCATCGGCGCTATAGCCTGCATGGTCACGTGTCATTGAGTTACGTACCCGTCTCCGCCCATCCGCCACCGAGCGCCTTGTAAAGCGTCACGAGGTTCGACAGCTTCGACAGCGTATCGTTCGCCAGTTGCTGCTGCGCCGTGTACAGCGTGCGCTGGGCATCCAGTAAGGTGAGGAAACTGTCGGTTCCACTCCGGTATCGCGACTGCGCCAGGTCGTAGTAGTGTTGAGCCGATACAACGTACTCCCGGTCGGCGTTGACCTGGTCGACGTACGTCGCCCGTCCGGCCAAGCCATTCGAAACTTCCTTGAACGCAGTCTGAATCGCCTTTTCGTAGTCCGCGACTTCGATGTCCTTTTCGACCTTGGCAACATCCAGCGATGCCTTGTTACTCCCATAGTCGAAGATCGGCACCGAGATCGTGGGCGCGAAACTCCACGCCCCGCTACCGGCCTTGAACAATCCGGAAAGACCGCTACTGGAAGTGCCCGCTGCCGCCGTCAGCTCGATATTCGGGAAGAACGCGGCCCGAGCCGCGCCGATATTCGCGTTCGCCGCCTTCAGCGTATGCTCGGCCTCGACGATATCGGGACGCCGCGTCAATAGATCAGAGGGCACGCCCTCCCCGATATCGGCGAGCAGATTCTCGTTGTCCACCAAGGTACCGCCCCGCGGCAGATCGTCCGGGATCGGACAGCCGATTTCAGCGACGAGATTATTGCGGTCCTGCGCAACGGCTCGCGTATAAGAGGCAAGGCTCGACCGTGCACTCGCCAGAGAATTCCGTGCTTGCTGGACATCCTGCATTGAGGCGCTGCCGATTTTCATCATGCTTACCGTCAGATCGTAAGTCTGCTGATCCGCCTCGACCGTATCGGTCGTGATTTTCAGCAGCGCTTCGTCGGACAATAGCTGAAGGTAATCGGTTGCAACCGCCGCCACCAGGCTTAGCTGCGTACTCGTGCGCGCCGCATCCGTCGACAGATATTGCTCAAGCGCCTGGCGCTTGAGACTGCGCAGGCGACCGAAGAAATCGATCTCCCATGACGACATGCCCACGCTTGCGCTGCTCGAACTGCTCACCGTTCCCTGAGAACGCTCACGCGTGAACGAACCTGAAGCGTCGATCGTGGGCGCGAGATTGGCGCGCGCGATACGGTATTTCGCCTCGTACTCGGCGACGTTGAGCGTCGCCACCCGCATATCGCGATTGTTCTCGAACGCAAGCTCGATCAGCCGCTGCAGACGCGGGTCCTTGAAGAAATCCCGCCAGCCGATATCGGCGGCAAGCGGTGCGTTATCCGCCGTGCCCTTGACCGGCTTCGCACCGGTTCCGTATGCCGATCCGGTCGGCCACGCCGAATCGATCGGTGCAGCGGGCCGCTGATATGCCGGATCAAGCGAACAGGCGCTCAACGCTACCGCACACACCACACCCAGTAATTTTAGATTCATGCTTCACCCTTACCCGCTTGAGCCTCGTCCGCTCCGTGTCCGTGCTCCCTGAAAAGCTTCCGTACCACCACAAAGAAAACCGGCACAAAGAAAATTGCCAGCACGGTCGCGGCGATCATCCCACCCGCGACGCCGGTGCCAATCGCACGCCGCGCTGCGGCCCCTGCGCCCGTGCTGATAACGAGCGGCAGCACCCCGCACACGAATGCGAGCGACGTCATCAGGATCGGCCGCAAACGCAGGTGGGCAGCTTCAAGTATCGCGTCGATCATGCCGCGCCCCTGGGCCTGCAGATCCTTTGCGAACTCGACGATCAGGATCGCGTTCTTGGTCGAAAGCCCGATCGTGGTGA from Paraburkholderia sp. IMGN_8 encodes the following:
- a CDS encoding efflux transporter outer membrane subunit, giving the protein MNLKLLGVVCAVALSACSLDPAYQRPAAPIDSAWPTGSAYGTGAKPVKGTADNAPLAADIGWRDFFKDPRLQRLIELAFENNRDMRVATLNVAEYEAKYRIARANLAPTIDASGSFTRERSQGTVSSSSSASVGMSSWEIDFFGRLRSLKRQALEQYLSTDAARTSTQLSLVAAVATDYLQLLSDEALLKITTDTVEADQQTYDLTVSMMKIGSASMQDVQQARNSLASARSSLASYTRAVAQDRNNLVAEIGCPIPDDLPRGGTLVDNENLLADIGEGVPSDLLTRRPDIVEAEHTLKAANANIGAARAAFFPNIELTAAAGTSSSGLSGLFKAGSGAWSFAPTISVPIFDYGSNKASLDVAKVEKDIEVADYEKAIQTAFKEVSNGLAGRATYVDQVNADREYVVSAQHYYDLAQSRYRSGTDSFLTLLDAQRTLYTAQQQLANDTLSKLSNLVTLYKALGGGWAETGT